The Kaistella daneshvariae genomic sequence ACAACTATGAAAACAATATATATCGACTTTGCGGAAATTGGAGACTACGAGGAGTTTTATGAGCAGCTAAAGGAAAAGCTGGAGCTTCCGGAATTTTTTGGTGATAATTTAGATGCACTTTACGATTCGCTGACCGGCTTTGTGAAAATGCCTTTGCATCTCGAATTTGTGAATATGGGCGTTGACCAGCTCGAAGATTTCGAAGATTTGCTCACCACTTTGGAAGATGCCGATGAAGAACTGGACGAATTTTCTTTTGCCTACTACCTGGAACAGTATGAAGATGAGGAATAAAAAAAGGGTTTTCACTGAAAACCCTTTTAATTTGATATGAATTCTAAAAAAATTACTGTAAAGCAGCTAATAAATTTTCGCCGTTTACGGTTGCCCAGGCACCGCCTGTCATTGCAACTTTTGTAACGCCCGTTGCATTCACAAAAGTGGCAGGAATCGCGGAAGTAAATCCGTAACCAAACTTCAATACATTGTCGTTGTTTGCAGTCGCGAATAACGGATTAACTTTGATTTTCCCGGTAACCAGCTGGCTTGTTTCTGTAGCCAAATCCTGAATCAGCACGCCGTAAGCATTTTTGCCGCCAGTATTTTTGTAACCGTCAATATAGACATTGGAGAAAATTCCCGTGCCTTGTTTTTTAAACTGAATGGCTGAAATTTCCGCAGAGCCTGAGACTTCAGGTAAAGTTCCGGCAGCACGGATTAAACTAATGTTATTTACTTTCGGTGCGATATTATCAGCGTTGGAAGAAGCTTCGATTTCCATCCCGAAATTGCCGATTCCCGTTTGATAAGCGAACCAGTTCGAGTTGGTTTGTCCGTTCCAGGCATCCTGCCAGTCGAAAGCATCGTCATAATTTCCGTAAGAAACCAGGTTTTTTGCACTTACCGTTCCACCGAAAAATTCATAACCGTCATCTGTGCCTTTATAAGCTACCAAATTTTCCAAAGTGGTACCTGCACCAACCGCATAAAAAGTCATGGAGTTGGTTTCTGAAGTTCCGTCACCGATTTTTCTGCCGCCATATTCCACGCGAACGTATTTCATAGTTCCGGAATTGGAATTTGCATCAGCGCCACCATAATATTGGTTGTTTCCGTCTTCAGAAAGTGCCGTTGTTGCACCGTTTAACGCTTTAATTGGCGCATCGCCATATAAAGTAATTCCGCCCCAATCACCCGGAGTTTTTTTATCTGAAGTGAAAACAATCGGAGAATCTGCTGTTCCCACGGCATTTATTTTTGCACCTTTTAAAATCACCAAACCACTAACATCGGTAGTTGTGGCGGTAAAAGTTGCGCCCGGCTCAATGGTAAGTGTCGCTCCGGAACTTACTTTTACGATGCCTTTCAGCGTATAATTTCCTTTTTTTACTACTAAATCTTTGGTAATTTCACCTGACAAAGTTCCCGAGCCATCAAGTACGTTTCCAGTAGTTCCCGGGTTCCCGCCGGTGTTTACAGGAGTGTCGTTGTCTTCGCGGATGTCAACAGTACATGAAGTTACCGTTAAAACAAGGCTTAGCGCCATTAATGTTAAAATGTTTCTTTTCATTTCTTTTTTTTTATAATGTGATTGATTTGAATTAGAAAGTATAGCCGATGGTCATATTAAATGAAGTTCCTTTTTTGTAGTTTTCCATCAGCAGCGAACTTTCCTGAACCTGAACCAAACTATTGTCGCCGAGTTTCAGATTATATTGAGAATTTAAAAGGTTTTGAATAGCGAATTTTACATTCCAGTTTTTAGAAATCTGGTTGTTGTAAACAAAATCCAGCTGGTGGAAAGGCATTTCGTAAATATTGTCGAGTTTGGAGAAACCAACACCGTAAATTTTCTTGCCGGAAACATTGTAAACAAGTGAATAGGTTTTGGTGAAATTCTGGGCGTTTTTGTACTCATATTTCAAATCTGCATTTACCGTCCATGGCGCTGCGCCCTGTAAAGCGCGCTTGCGGTTGGCTTCAACGTCGGTTTCCTGAGATTGGTCGGTGCTGCGTTGCACATCAGAATACATCAGCGTGGTATTTGCACCGAAAGTCCAGCGCGATAAAGCTTCGCTGAAACGGTTTAAGGAAAAGATTCCTTCCAGTTCCACACCCGCTAGATTGGCCGTTTTAGAATTGAAAAAAGTGATCGTTTGACCGTTAGAATTTCCGGAAGCGATGTAAGAACGTTCAATCGCTTTATCGATTTTTTTGGCGAAAAGGTTCACCGCAAACATTTCCTTGTTGCTCGGGAAAATTTCATATTTCAGGTCGAAATTGTAATTTTCGCTGTTGGTCAGGTTTTTATTTCCGAAAATGTTTTCGTTGTCCGGATTGATGTACGTGATCGGCATATATTCAATCAAAATCGGTCTGGTGATGGTTTTGCTCGCCGCAAAACGGATATTTGATTTGGGGTTCAAACTTCTTTTCACCGACAATGAAGGCAAAATATAATATTGGTTTTTGCTCAGCGTGACAAAATCATCGTTAATACCTACACTAATTGGTTTATACCGCGTTATATTGACATTATTTTCAATTCTGCCACCAACCAAAATATCCCATAATTCCGATGGTTTATAATTGAGGTTGAGGTAACCCGCGTTTACAAACTGGTACAGATTATTTTTGTATTCCGAAGTTGAACCTTCGCGGTAATGATACGTTCCCTCGCTCAGCGCCTGATCGAAAAGCGCTTGCGGCGCGTCTCTGTCTACGGTAATTTGCGAATTCGCCGGATTATCCAAAACCGAATAAATAAAGCGGTAAGAAGTATTTCTTACATCAGCGAAACCATTGTAACCGAAAGCAATCTGCAACGGAAAATCTTTTTTATCACCTTTTTCACCAAGATTCACCGCATATTCTGCGAAAGCTGAAAAATAATTTTTACCGTTTACGTCCAGATATTGTCGCAGCAAATTATTCCCGCCAAAAGAGAGGTTTATTTCATTATTATCTACTGGTCTTCCGTACATGATTTTCCGGTCCGGTTGCTGGTAAAAGTTGTTCACCCAGCTTGCTCCGGCTTTTACCGAATGTCTGTCGGAAATTTTCTGCGAAGCCGTCAACTGCAAATCGGTAAATCTGGAAATATCCTGCTGATTTACGCGGATAAACTGCTGATTATTGGTTTCACCATTTCGGTAACCCTGATAATCCTGGATGAGATTTTCGGAATTTTGCAGGAAGAAACCGTTTAAATTTACCGCTGTTCCTTTATTTTTAAATCCTAAACCAAGTAAAACCGAAGATTCCGTTTCATAGATATATTCTTTTCGGTTCAGCAAATTGTTATAATCAATGGAATTTCCGTTCAGGCGGAACTGGTTTTTTTCGCCTTCTTTATACTGAAAATTATTTCCCTGATTCAGTGAAAACAAAAATCCAAGATTCGAAGTTTCACCAATTTTAAATTTTTGCGCGGTGGTAAACCCGAGACTGGTGTTCGGTAAAGATTTGATATTGTCCACATTCCAGCCTTCACCGAAAGAATTTCGGGATTCTTCAGCATTAAAATTGTAGCTCGACGGGCGGTAGCCATTTATTTGCTGTGGTAATTGCCTTTTTTTGGAATTTAGCCCAATAAAACCATCGATGGTATTTGCGTTCGGATTAATTTTAAAATCATTCCGAAAAGTGCTTAAAGTATTGATGCCGATGCCGAATTCCACTTTTGAAAACGGTTTTTCATAAGTCAGCGTTTCAATATCGAAAGTAGCGCCCGCAAAATCGGCGTATAAATTAGAGTTGAACGTCTTATAAATATTCAGTTTTCCCACTACATCTGTTGGAAACTGCTTCAATGCTATAATTTTCTGAAACGGATTGTTTGATGGTGAACCCAAACCGTTAATCAGCAAAGTATTGTACCGGTCTTCCAAACCTCGAACAAATAAACCGCGACCTTCAACATTCGTAATTCCGGTCACTTTTACCAACGCCTGTTCTACATTGGAAAGTCCTTTTCGAGAAATTTCCTCAGAACCCATCGATTGTTTCTGGATAATCGATTTTTTCTGATCCACCAGAAGCGCGCTTTCCGTTTTTTTATTGGCGGACGAAGTAATCACCACTTCATCTATTTTTTTCTCTTTATTAATGGTATCCTGCGCGTAAAAGTAAGTTGCGGAAATATTCAGCATTATAAAAGCAAGACCCAATTTTCTGATTTTCATTTTCTTCTTTCTTTAGTTTTTCTTTCGGGACAAAGGAAGAAATTACCCGCTGAAAAGGTGTTGCGCCAGCTTTAAGTTTACTTTACGATTGTCTTAACAAAAACGCGGCAATATTAATTTATGATGAACAATTTTCACAGTGCATTTTTTAGCCGTTAAATTGACTAATTTTGAAAGGATAAACTCTTAGCAATGAATCAGAAAAAAATTCTTTTGATCGATGATGAAGAAGATATTTTAGAAATCCTGTCTTACAATCTCGAGAAAGAAGGTTATCACGTGACCACCGCCACCAACGGAAATGACGGAATTGCAAAAGCCAAAGAAATCGTTCCCGACCTTATTCTGTTGGATGTGATGATGCCCGAAAAAGATGGCATTGAAACGTGTACTGAACTTCGGACGATTAAAGAATTACAAAATACGCTCATCGTTTTTTTATCGGCCAGAAGTGAAGAATTTTCGCAATTGGCAGGTTTTCAGGCGGGCGCTAATGATTACGTGGTGAAAATCATCAAACCGAAAATCCTAATCTCCAAGATTAATGCGCTTCTCCAGCTGACTTCAAAAGTGAGCAACGAAGCGAAAATTCTGAAAATTGGAGATCTTGTAATAGATAAAGACAATGTGAAAGTCACCAAAAACGGCCAGTTTTTTCTGCTTCCGAAAAAAGAGTTTGATTTACTGTATCTCCTGGCCTCTAACACCGAAAAGGTTTTCAAACGCGAGGAAATTCTGGAAAAAGTTTGGGGCAACGATGTGGTGGTCGGCGAACGCACCATTGATGTGCACATCCGCCGTTTGCGCGAAAAGCTGGGTATGGAAACCATCCAAACACTAAAAGGGATAGGATATAAATTAGTTGTTTAACTTTGGTCTGGGAAATACATTTTTTCGCCCTTTAAACCATGAAAATTTACAGATTAACTTTTCTTGCAGCCCTTTTTCTTACAGCGTGTATGCTGCTGCTGGTTTTCGTTTTTGATGAGGTGAAAAGCGAATATGTTGCTACGAACGGTCAGTTTTTTCTGGGACTTTTCATAAGCACATTTTTCCTCGTCATCGTCAATTATCTGGTCGTGGATTTCCTCTTCAGCTACTATGGCAAAAGGCAAATCCAGAAAATTTCCACCATCTTGCCGGAAGAAATTAGTGAAGAAGACCATAATCTGGATTTGCAGGAACTCAGCAGAAGATTTTCCGACCTTAATCTGAAAAATACCACCGAAATCGATACGATGAAGGAAATGGAAATCTACCGCAAAGAATACATCGGTAACGTGTCTCACGAGCTGAAAACGCCACTTTTCACCATCCAGGGTTATCTGGAAACGCTCACCGAAGGCGCCATTGAAAATATAGCGATTCGCGATAAATATTTGGACAGAATCGAAAAATCCGTGGAAAGGCTGCTTACCATCGTGCAAGATCTGGACATGATCAACCAATACGAAAGTGACCAGATTACTTTAAGTAAAAGCCGTTTCGATATCAATTTGCTCATCCGCGAAATGATCGATTTGCTTGATCTGGAAGCACAAAAGAAAGATACCAAAATTGTGCTTCAAACCGCTTCAAACCAAATATTAGTAAACGCCGACAGGCAAAAAATTTCTCAGGTTTTGATGAATTTAATCAGCAACGCCATCAATTATTCCAACCGCGAAAAAGCCACGGTCACCATAAAAACATCGGTTCAAAACACCAAAGTTCTGGTTACGGTAGAAGATAACGGAATGGGAATAAAACCAGAAACTTTGCCGAGAATTTTTGAAAGATTTTACCGCGTGGAATCCAGCAGAAACCGCAACGATGGCGGTTCTGGTCTCGGCCTTGCCATCGTAAAACACATTTTGGAAGCGCACAACGAAACCATTACGGTTGAAAGCGTTTACCTGGAGGGTACAAAATTCATTTTTTCGCTGCCGAAGGTGTAGTTTCGGGGCAAAATGTATGAAAAACTTTTTTAATAAAATCCCCGAATAACTTTTTTGCCAAATTTCAATTGTTTTATATTTGTACCCACAAGTAAATCTAAAAATTAATTAAAATTTAAGCAATAATGGTTTATAAACTCCGAATTATTTTAGACGCCAAGGAGGATATTTTCAGAGATGTAGAGATAAGAGGCAAACAGACACTTTGGAACCTGCATTTGGGTATAAAAAGTGCTTTTTCATTGATGGGTGAGGATTTGTCGCTTTTCAATATCTTAGATGAAGATGGCGTTATTGTAAAAACGGTGCCCCTGGAAGACATGAGCGATGACGGTGATGGTGAAATCATGTCTGATGTTTATATTACCGAAGTCTTCGAAAATCCCGGCGACAAAATTCATTTCCAGTATGGTTTTATGGATTTGTGGGAATTTTTCTGCGAACTGGTGGAAATCATCGATGAAAAACCTGCGGTGAATTATCCGATTACTGTTTTCCGCTTCGGGAAAATGCCGTTAAAAGCGCCTTCGAAATCCAGCGCGAAAAGCAAGAAAAATTCCATCATTCCTTTGCCAGATGAAGATTTTGGCTCTTTCGACGAAGGTTTTGCCGGTGCAAGTTTCGATGATGAAGACGATTCCTTTGATGACGATGAAGACGACGACTTTGCAGATGACAATTTCGACGACGATGATCTGGACTAGTTTTATTTAAAAAAAAATAGAAAAAACCCTGTTGTTTCAGGGTTTTTTTATTGAAAAAATTTGCCGCTAAAATGCTGGATTTTTTGATTTTAAAGATGAAAACTGGTGCGTTCCATCAAGTCAAATTCAATTAAAAGCTCTACATTTGCGCTAAATCATTAGCCATGAAAAGACTGATTCTTTTAGCAATTCTTGGTGTAGGACTCGTTTCCTGCACGCCGCAAAAAAATACCCAAAAAATGGAAGTACCGACTGAGTGGAAACATACCACCAATATCTACGA encodes the following:
- a CDS encoding barstar family protein; its protein translation is MKTIYIDFAEIGDYEEFYEQLKEKLELPEFFGDNLDALYDSLTGFVKMPLHLEFVNMGVDQLEDFEDLLTTLEDADEELDEFSFAYYLEQYEDEE
- a CDS encoding TonB-dependent receptor plug domain-containing protein; amino-acid sequence: MKIRKLGLAFIMLNISATYFYAQDTINKEKKIDEVVITSSANKKTESALLVDQKKSIIQKQSMGSEEISRKGLSNVEQALVKVTGITNVEGRGLFVRGLEDRYNTLLINGLGSPSNNPFQKIIALKQFPTDVVGKLNIYKTFNSNLYADFAGATFDIETLTYEKPFSKVEFGIGINTLSTFRNDFKINPNANTIDGFIGLNSKKRQLPQQINGYRPSSYNFNAEESRNSFGEGWNVDNIKSLPNTSLGFTTAQKFKIGETSNLGFLFSLNQGNNFQYKEGEKNQFRLNGNSIDYNNLLNRKEYIYETESSVLLGLGFKNKGTAVNLNGFFLQNSENLIQDYQGYRNGETNNQQFIRVNQQDISRFTDLQLTASQKISDRHSVKAGASWVNNFYQQPDRKIMYGRPVDNNEINLSFGGNNLLRQYLDVNGKNYFSAFAEYAVNLGEKGDKKDFPLQIAFGYNGFADVRNTSYRFIYSVLDNPANSQITVDRDAPQALFDQALSEGTYHYREGSTSEYKNNLYQFVNAGYLNLNYKPSELWDILVGGRIENNVNITRYKPISVGINDDFVTLSKNQYYILPSLSVKRSLNPKSNIRFAASKTITRPILIEYMPITYINPDNENIFGNKNLTNSENYNFDLKYEIFPSNKEMFAVNLFAKKIDKAIERSYIASGNSNGQTITFFNSKTANLAGVELEGIFSLNRFSEALSRWTFGANTTLMYSDVQRSTDQSQETDVEANRKRALQGAAPWTVNADLKYEYKNAQNFTKTYSLVYNVSGKKIYGVGFSKLDNIYEMPFHQLDFVYNNQISKNWNVKFAIQNLLNSQYNLKLGDNSLVQVQESSLLMENYKKGTSFNMTIGYTF
- a CDS encoding response regulator transcription factor, producing the protein MNQKKILLIDDEEDILEILSYNLEKEGYHVTTATNGNDGIAKAKEIVPDLILLDVMMPEKDGIETCTELRTIKELQNTLIVFLSARSEEFSQLAGFQAGANDYVVKIIKPKILISKINALLQLTSKVSNEAKILKIGDLVIDKDNVKVTKNGQFFLLPKKEFDLLYLLASNTEKVFKREEILEKVWGNDVVVGERTIDVHIRRLREKLGMETIQTLKGIGYKLVV
- a CDS encoding sensor histidine kinase: MKIYRLTFLAALFLTACMLLLVFVFDEVKSEYVATNGQFFLGLFISTFFLVIVNYLVVDFLFSYYGKRQIQKISTILPEEISEEDHNLDLQELSRRFSDLNLKNTTEIDTMKEMEIYRKEYIGNVSHELKTPLFTIQGYLETLTEGAIENIAIRDKYLDRIEKSVERLLTIVQDLDMINQYESDQITLSKSRFDINLLIREMIDLLDLEAQKKDTKIVLQTASNQILVNADRQKISQVLMNLISNAINYSNREKATVTIKTSVQNTKVLVTVEDNGMGIKPETLPRIFERFYRVESSRNRNDGGSGLGLAIVKHILEAHNETITVESVYLEGTKFIFSLPKV
- a CDS encoding IS1096 element passenger TnpR family protein; its protein translation is MVYKLRIILDAKEDIFRDVEIRGKQTLWNLHLGIKSAFSLMGEDLSLFNILDEDGVIVKTVPLEDMSDDGDGEIMSDVYITEVFENPGDKIHFQYGFMDLWEFFCELVEIIDEKPAVNYPITVFRFGKMPLKAPSKSSAKSKKNSIIPLPDEDFGSFDEGFAGASFDDEDDSFDDDEDDDFADDNFDDDDLD